The following proteins are encoded in a genomic region of Vicugna pacos chromosome 16, VicPac4, whole genome shotgun sequence:
- the LOC102541347 gene encoding proline-rich protein 29 isoform X2 — MLQPLPWAIPPLSPQKSRVKEGLLELMLLQNAHMHQLLLTGQVTAALNPWPAWPRPQVYLEDQQEECEEEEEEEEMRVHEEGPLVFHHHYLPCPMPDLVALLPWPAPLISSPLHQSYLQDTARVQHRPPASGKTRMRAVPPPPPPSATETVGADVPPASDYYDAESLP, encoded by the exons ATGCTGCAGCCCCTCCCGTGGGCCATCCCACCTCTATCCCCGCAGAAGAGCCGCGTGAAGGAAG GCCTGCTGGAGCTGATGCTGCTGCAGAATGCACACATGCACCAGCTGCTTCTGACTGGCCAGGTGACAGCAGCACTCAACCCCTGGCCTGCCTGGCCCCGCCCTCAG GTCTACCTGGAGGATCAACAGGAGgagtgtgaggaggaggaggaggaggaagagatgagGGTTCACGAAGAAGGCCCTTTGGTGTTCCACCATCACTACCTGCCCTGCCCAATGCCCGATCTGGTAGCCCTGCTCCCCTGGCCAGCTCCTCTcatttcctctcccctccatcAGTCCTACTTGCAGGACACAGCCAGGGTTCAGCACCGTCCTCCTGCCTCTGGGAAAACGCGGAT GCGAGCtgtgcccccacctccaccccctagTGCCACAGAGACTGTGGGTGCAGATGTACCCCCGGCTTCAG ACTACTATGATGCCGAGAGCCTACCGTGA
- the LOC102541347 gene encoding proline-rich protein 29 isoform X1 — protein MASGTGGSWGHPPAQRAALTPWVTMLQPLPWAIPPLSPQKSRVKEGLLELMLLQNAHMHQLLLTGQVTAALNPWPAWPRPQVYLEDQQEECEEEEEEEEMRVHEEGPLVFHHHYLPCPMPDLVALLPWPAPLISSPLHQSYLQDTARVQHRPPASGKTRMRAVPPPPPPSATETVGADVPPASDYYDAESLP, from the exons ATGGCCTCGGGGACTGGAGGGAGCTGGGGTCATCCCCCAGCACAGCGTGCAGCCCTGACG ccctgggtgaCCATGCTGCAGCCCCTCCCGTGGGCCATCCCACCTCTATCCCCGCAGAAGAGCCGCGTGAAGGAAG GCCTGCTGGAGCTGATGCTGCTGCAGAATGCACACATGCACCAGCTGCTTCTGACTGGCCAGGTGACAGCAGCACTCAACCCCTGGCCTGCCTGGCCCCGCCCTCAG GTCTACCTGGAGGATCAACAGGAGgagtgtgaggaggaggaggaggaggaagagatgagGGTTCACGAAGAAGGCCCTTTGGTGTTCCACCATCACTACCTGCCCTGCCCAATGCCCGATCTGGTAGCCCTGCTCCCCTGGCCAGCTCCTCTcatttcctctcccctccatcAGTCCTACTTGCAGGACACAGCCAGGGTTCAGCACCGTCCTCCTGCCTCTGGGAAAACGCGGAT GCGAGCtgtgcccccacctccaccccctagTGCCACAGAGACTGTGGGTGCAGATGTACCCCCGGCTTCAG ACTACTATGATGCCGAGAGCCTACCGTGA
- the LOC116277846 gene encoding intercellular adhesion molecule 2-like translates to MTGSPRLFPVSPWTPLRMSPFCCWGLCVVFLALLCCPGSGEEAFEVRVSPEQLMVKSGGSGVINCSTSCTHPSKGGLETSVDKILLQDYPQWISFMIFNVSQNSSMRCYFWCSGKLGSKSLNINMFYPPEQVLLKLQPTRVPVGSPFTIECRVPSVAPLEGLTVTLLRGSEVLHSQTFEGTALSPQEAMVTYSAEAQLEDSSHNFSCQAKMDLRSRGVKVVDSVSDSQVLEVYEPVQDNWTVIIVVVSVLLLFVTSVLLCFVFGQQGNQRRRGIYRVQATWMRLRGTHPAQPA, encoded by the exons ATGACAG GTAGTCCTCGGCTGTTTCCTGTGAGCCCTTGGACACCGCTCAGGATGTCCCCTTTTTGTTGTTGGGGACTGTGTGTGGTCTTTCTCGCCCTGCTCTGCTGCCCAG GGTCTGGTGAGGAGGCATTCGAGGTACGTGTGTCACCAGAGCAGCTGATGGTGAAGTCCGGAGGGTCTGGGGTGATTAACTGTAGTACCAGCTGTACCCACCCTAGCAAGGGTGGTCTGGAGACCAGCGTAGACAAGATTCTCCTTCAAGATTACCCGCAGTGGATATCGTTTATGATTTTCAACGTCTCCCAGAATTCGAGTATGCGTTGCTATTTCTGGTGCTCCGGGAAGCTGGGGTCCAAGAGTCTCAACATCAACATGTTCT ACCCTCCAGAGCAAGTGCTGCTGAAGCTGCAGCCCACGCGGGTGCCCGTAGGGAGCCCGTTCACCATCGAGTGCAGGGTGCCCTCCGTGGCGCCCCTCGAGGGCCTCACGGTCACCTTGCTCCGTGGCAGTGAGGTCTTGCACAGCCAGACCTTTGAGGGGACAGCACTTTCCCCTCAAGAGGCCATGGTCACGTACAGCGCCGAGGCTCAGCTGGAAGACAGCTCCCACAACTTCTCCTGCCAGGCCAAGATGGACCTGCGGTCTCGCGGCGTGAAGGTCGTTGACAGCGTCTCAGACTCCCAGGTGCTGGAGGTCTATG agccTGTGCAAGACAACTGGACGGTGATCATCGTGGTCGTGTCGGTGCTGCTCCTGTTTGTGACATCCGTCCTGCTCTGCTTTGTCTTCGGCCAGCAGGGTAACCAGAGGCGGAGAGGTATCTACAGGGTGCAGGCTACTTGGATGAGGCTGAGAGGGACCCACCCAGCACAGCCTGCCTGA
- the LOC102541347 gene encoding proline-rich protein 29 isoform X3 has product MASGTGGSWGHPPAQRAALTPWVTMLQPLPWAIPPLSPQKSRVKEGLLELMLLQNAHMHQLLLTGQVTAALNPWPAWPRPQVYLEDQQEECEEEEEEEEMRVHEEGPLVFHHHYLPCPMPDLVALLPWPAPLISSPLHQSYLQDTARVQHRPPASGKTRILL; this is encoded by the exons ATGGCCTCGGGGACTGGAGGGAGCTGGGGTCATCCCCCAGCACAGCGTGCAGCCCTGACG ccctgggtgaCCATGCTGCAGCCCCTCCCGTGGGCCATCCCACCTCTATCCCCGCAGAAGAGCCGCGTGAAGGAAG GCCTGCTGGAGCTGATGCTGCTGCAGAATGCACACATGCACCAGCTGCTTCTGACTGGCCAGGTGACAGCAGCACTCAACCCCTGGCCTGCCTGGCCCCGCCCTCAG GTCTACCTGGAGGATCAACAGGAGgagtgtgaggaggaggaggaggaggaagagatgagGGTTCACGAAGAAGGCCCTTTGGTGTTCCACCATCACTACCTGCCCTGCCCAATGCCCGATCTGGTAGCCCTGCTCCCCTGGCCAGCTCCTCTcatttcctctcccctccatcAGTCCTACTTGCAGGACACAGCCAGGGTTCAGCACCGTCCTCCTGCCTCTGGGAAAACGCGGAT ACTACTATGA